One window of Salmo salar chromosome ssa11, Ssal_v3.1, whole genome shotgun sequence genomic DNA carries:
- the tmm9b gene encoding transmembrane protein 9B isoform X1, translated as MMSSVAFKLLALLVGLLLMSTQATDAKNSEDIRCKCTCPPYRDIDGQIYKQNVSLKDCNCLHVVEPMPVDGKDVEAYCLRCECKYEERSSGTIKVTIIIYLSILGLLFLYMVYLTLLEPMLKRRLFGHSQLQNDDDVGDQQPFANAHNVLSRSTSRPNMLNKVEHAQQRWRRQVQEQRKSVFDRHVVLS; from the exons ATGATGTCGAGCGTTGCCTTCAAGCTGCTCGCTCTTCTTGTTGGTTTGTTATTGATGTCAACACAGGCGACGGATGCTAAG AATTCAGAGGATATCCGGTGTAAATGTACCTGCCCACCGTACAGAGACATCGATGGACAGATCTACAAACAAAATGTATCTCTAAAGGATTg TAACTGCCTTCATGTTGTGGAGCCAATGCCAGTTGATGGAAAGGATGTGGAGGCGTACTGTCTGCGTTGTGAATGCAAATATGAGGAGAGGAGTTCTGGAACTATCAAG GTGACTATCATAATCTACCTGTCCATCCTGGGCCTGCTGTTCCTCTACATGGTGTACTTGACCCTGCTGGAGCCCATGCTGAAGAGGAGGCTCTTTGGACACTCACAGCTCCAGAATGATGATGATGTCGGG GACCAGCAGCCTTTCGCCAACGCCCACAACGTATTGTCTCGTTCCACCTCTCGTCCCAACATGCTGAACAAAGTGGAGCACGCTCAGCAGCGCTGGCGGAGGCAGGTCCAGGAACAGAGGAAGTCTGTGTTTGACCGCCACGTGGTGCTCAGCTAA